The region TTGAGAGGAGAAAGATCTTCAGCGAGATTCTCAATAGCTTCATCCTCAAGGATATCAAGACGCTCCTGGAGCTTGCGACAGACCGAAGCCTCCTTCGCCTCTCCCAGTACCTTGCCGCGCAGGCCGGGAACATTGTGGTGTACCGGAGCCTGAGCGAGGCATCGAATCTCGACTTCCGCAATGTGAAAAAGCACCTCGAGATCCTGAAGGAGACTTTTGTCTGCCGGGAGGTAAGGCCCTTCTTCACCAGCCGCCAGAGGGAGCTTTCGAAGAATCCAAAGATATATTTCCTCGACAACGGCTTCAGAAACAGCCTCATGGAAGCGATGCAGGGCCTGGAAATGAGGCCTGACGCGGGCGCCATCATCGAGAACACTGTTTTCATAAGGCTCAATCAGCTCCATAATGGCCTCGGCAAGATAAACTTCTGGCGCACCAAGGCAGGTGCAGAAGTTGACTTTGTGCTGCACCTTGAGGGCCAGCTTCTTCCCGTCGAGGTGAAATACTCCCTTTTCAAAAGTGAAACCATTCCCAGGGGGCTCGTGAGCTTCATAGGCTCTTTCAGGCCCCGGAGAGCAGTCGTGCTCACCAGGAGCTTCTGGGGCATCAGGAAGATTGACGAAACAGAAACCACCTTCATCCCCGCATATTACCTGTGAAGATTCTTTCTTTCTGTGTCTTTTATTTGAATTGCCTATGCATGCTTCCACTGCCGCAAAAGGACTTTTTCAAGTGCTTTTAGGAACAGGACCGGGGCTTGATAAAAGCTACTGCACTTTTTCCAGGCATAGACAAGAGCACCCAGGGCTGGTATAATTTTTAATAGAGCACTCGAACCCAGTTTACTCTTCACC is a window of Candidatus Eremiobacterota bacterium DNA encoding:
- a CDS encoding ATP-binding protein, giving the protein MIYPRDALSPVIPFLERKEFISISGPRQSGKTTLLKMIGAHLHGELKIDRRLITLITFEDRRLLAQFERDPVAFVQSYAPSGIDGILYLMIDEFQYARDGGQKLKLIFDTCENIKILITGSSSLDLKAQVGRFMVGRIVSFTLCPFNFGEYLSTKSERLETAYRGKSGQLWQWLEGRGAFPGERGLDIFHQELQPLYEDYCIWGGYPAVVLAGSPLERRKIFSEILNSFILKDIKTLLELATDRSLLRLSQYLAAQAGNIVVYRSLSEASNLDFRNVKKHLEILKETFVCREVRPFFTSRQRELSKNPKIYFLDNGFRNSLMEAMQGLEMRPDAGAIIENTVFIRLNQLHNGLGKINFWRTKAGAEVDFVLHLEGQLLPVEVKYSLFKSETIPRGLVSFIGSFRPRRAVVLTRSFWGIRKIDETETTFIPAYYL